Proteins from a single region of Streptomyces glaucescens:
- a CDS encoding enoyl-CoA hydratase/isomerase family protein, translating into MASLDPVIDPVLDKDGVRLTVEDAIATVTLTNPAKRNAQSPALWRALAEAGRLLPGSVRVVVLRAEGKSFSAGLDRQAFTPEGFDGEPSFLDLARGSDAELDATIAEYQEAFTWWRRSDLVSVAAVQGHAIGAGFQLALACDLRVVADDVQFAMRETSLGLVPDLTGTHPLVSLVGYARALEICATGRFVLAEEAVATGLANIAVPMDQLDAAVHDLATALLAAPRDAVVETKALLRGAQDRTYEEQRGAERQAQARRLRDLAGIGD; encoded by the coding sequence ATGGCTTCGCTCGACCCGGTAATCGATCCGGTACTCGACAAGGACGGCGTACGGCTCACCGTCGAGGACGCGATCGCCACGGTGACGCTGACCAACCCGGCCAAGCGCAACGCGCAGAGCCCCGCCCTGTGGCGGGCGCTGGCCGAGGCGGGCCGGCTGCTGCCGGGCAGCGTCCGCGTGGTGGTGCTGCGCGCCGAGGGCAAGTCGTTCTCGGCCGGGCTCGACCGGCAGGCGTTCACGCCCGAGGGCTTCGACGGCGAGCCGTCGTTCCTCGACCTGGCACGTGGCTCGGACGCCGAGCTGGACGCCACCATCGCCGAGTACCAGGAGGCGTTCACCTGGTGGCGGCGCAGCGACCTCGTGTCCGTCGCCGCCGTCCAGGGCCACGCCATCGGAGCCGGGTTCCAGCTCGCACTCGCCTGCGATCTGCGCGTCGTCGCCGACGACGTGCAGTTCGCCATGCGCGAGACCAGCCTCGGGCTGGTGCCCGACCTCACCGGCACCCACCCCCTGGTGAGCCTGGTCGGCTACGCCCGCGCCCTGGAGATCTGCGCCACCGGGCGGTTCGTCCTGGCCGAGGAGGCCGTGGCCACCGGGCTGGCGAACATCGCCGTGCCCATGGACCAGCTCGACGCCGCCGTCCACGACCTGGCCACCGCGCTGCTGGCCGCGCCGCGCGACGCCGTCGTCGAGACCAAGGCCCTGCTGCGCGGTGCCCAGGACCGCACCTACGAGGAGCAGCGCGGCGCCGAACGCCAGGCCCAGGCCCGCCGCCTGCGCGACCTGGCCGGCATCGGCGACTGA
- a CDS encoding helix-turn-helix domain-containing protein, translating to MAETLKKGSRVTGAARDKLAADLKKKYDAGASIRALAEETGRSYGFVHRMLSESGVTLRGRGGATRGKKAQSA from the coding sequence GTGGCCGAGACTCTGAAGAAGGGCAGCCGGGTGACCGGCGCCGCGCGCGACAAGCTCGCGGCAGACCTGAAGAAGAAGTACGACGCCGGTGCGAGCATCCGGGCGTTGGCCGAGGAGACCGGCCGCTCGTATGGCTTCGTGCACCGCATGCTGAGCGAATCGGGCGTCACGCTCCGTGGGCGTGGCGGGGCGACCCGGGGCAAGAAGGCCCAGTCGGCCTGA
- a CDS encoding ABC-F family ATP-binding cassette domain-containing protein, which yields MISASGIELRAGARVLIESATFRVAKGDRIGLVGRNGAGKTTLTKCLAGEGIPAAGTITRSGEVGYLPQDPRTGDLDVLARDRILSARGLDVLIRKMRENEQRIANGQGATREKALRQYERQETEFLTKGGYAAEAEAATIAAALNLPDRVLGQPLHTLSGGQRRRVELARILFSDADTLLLDEPTNHLDADSIVWLRDYLKTYRGGFIVISHDVDLVDTVVNKVFYLDANRATIDVYNMGWKLYQQQREADEKRRKRERANAEKKAAALHSQADKMRAKATKTVAAQNMARRADKLLAGLEAVRQSDKVAKLRFPEPAPCGKTPLTAEGLSKSYGSLEIFTDVDLAIDKGSRVVILGLNGAGKTTLLRLLAGVEKPDTGEVIEGHGLKLGYYAQEHETLDPDRTVLENMRSAAPDMDLVEVRKVLGSFLFSGDDVDKPAGVLSGGEKTRLALATLVVSSANVLLLDEPTNNLDPASREEILGALRTYKGAVVLVTHDEGAVEALQPERIILLPDGVEDLWGQDYADLVALA from the coding sequence GTGATCTCCGCCTCCGGTATCGAGCTTCGCGCCGGTGCCCGCGTCCTCATCGAGTCCGCCACCTTCCGTGTCGCCAAGGGCGACCGCATCGGCCTGGTCGGCCGCAACGGCGCCGGAAAGACCACGCTGACCAAGTGCCTGGCCGGCGAGGGCATCCCCGCCGCCGGCACCATCACCCGCTCCGGCGAGGTCGGCTATCTGCCGCAGGACCCCCGCACCGGCGACCTCGACGTCCTCGCCCGCGACCGCATCCTCTCCGCGCGCGGCCTGGACGTCCTGATCCGCAAGATGCGCGAGAACGAGCAGCGCATCGCCAACGGCCAGGGCGCCACCCGCGAGAAGGCGCTCAGGCAGTACGAGCGCCAGGAGACCGAGTTCCTCACCAAGGGCGGGTACGCCGCCGAGGCCGAGGCCGCCACCATCGCCGCCGCGCTCAACCTGCCGGACCGGGTGCTCGGCCAGCCGCTGCACACCCTCTCCGGCGGTCAGCGCCGCCGCGTCGAGCTGGCCCGCATCCTCTTCTCGGACGCGGACACGCTCCTCCTCGACGAGCCGACCAACCACCTCGACGCCGACTCGATCGTCTGGCTGCGCGACTACCTCAAGACCTACCGCGGCGGCTTCATCGTCATCTCGCACGACGTCGACCTGGTGGACACGGTCGTCAACAAGGTGTTCTACCTGGACGCCAACCGCGCCACGATCGACGTCTACAACATGGGCTGGAAGCTGTACCAGCAGCAGCGCGAGGCCGACGAGAAGCGCCGCAAGCGCGAGCGCGCGAACGCCGAGAAGAAGGCCGCCGCCCTGCACTCGCAGGCCGACAAGATGCGCGCCAAGGCCACCAAGACGGTCGCCGCGCAGAACATGGCCCGCCGTGCGGACAAGCTGCTGGCCGGCCTGGAGGCGGTGCGCCAGTCCGACAAGGTCGCCAAGCTGCGCTTCCCCGAGCCCGCGCCCTGCGGCAAGACCCCGCTGACCGCCGAGGGGCTGTCCAAGTCGTACGGCTCGCTGGAGATCTTCACCGACGTCGACCTGGCCATCGACAAGGGCTCCCGCGTGGTCATCCTCGGCCTCAACGGCGCCGGCAAGACCACTCTGCTGCGGCTCCTGGCGGGCGTGGAGAAGCCCGACACCGGCGAGGTGATCGAGGGCCACGGCCTGAAGCTCGGGTACTACGCGCAGGAGCACGAGACCCTGGACCCGGACCGCACGGTCCTGGAGAACATGCGCTCCGCCGCGCCCGACATGGACCTGGTGGAGGTCCGCAAGGTGCTCGGCTCGTTCCTGTTCTCCGGTGACGACGTCGACAAGCCGGCCGGGGTGCTCTCCGGCGGTGAGAAGACCCGTCTCGCGCTGGCCACCCTGGTGGTCTCCTCGGCGAACGTGCTGCTGCTCGACGAGCCCACCAACAACCTCGACCCGGCCAGCCGCGAGGAGATCCTGGGCGCGCTGCGCACCTACAAGGGCGCGGTCGTCCTGGTCACCCACGACGAGGGCGCGGTCGAGGCGCTCCAGCCGGAGCGGATCATCCTGCTGCCGGACGGCGTCGAGGACCTGTGGGGCCAGGACTACGCCGATCTGGTCGCCCTGGCCTGA
- a CDS encoding VOC family protein, which translates to MAGTADGRPSIFPTLLYADAKAAIRQLTEALGFTELSVYEGEDGTVLHAELVQGNGAVMIGSKGRGGVFDSAMEDAGPAGVYVVVDDVDAHHRRAVEHGVEILMPPTDQDYGSRDYLARDAEGNVWSFGTYAPQTTG; encoded by the coding sequence ATGGCAGGCACGGCCGACGGACGTCCGAGCATCTTCCCGACCCTGCTCTACGCGGACGCGAAGGCGGCGATCCGGCAGCTCACGGAGGCCCTGGGCTTCACCGAGCTGTCGGTGTACGAGGGCGAGGACGGCACGGTGCTGCACGCCGAGCTGGTGCAGGGCAACGGCGCGGTGATGATCGGCTCGAAGGGCCGCGGCGGCGTCTTCGACTCGGCGATGGAGGACGCGGGCCCGGCCGGGGTGTACGTCGTCGTGGACGACGTGGACGCGCACCACCGGCGGGCCGTGGAGCACGGCGTGGAGATCCTGATGCCCCCGACGGACCAGGACTACGGATCGCGGGACTACCTGGCCCGGGACGCCGAGGGCAACGTCTGGAGCTTCGGGACCTACGCCCCGCAGACCACGGGCTGA
- a CDS encoding alpha/beta hydrolase — MRSVKATAAAVTAVTVAGAAAVAAGRFASDAALKAPPGRPLPTEPRLTVHATAAGRITLTRDLASLRPGTYGLAGNGMHAVVGPVLDTAPHPADTVVRRLHRVTHGTLEPGDKVRLTPNAHIGDPRSALGLDHTDVDVPGELGILPAWFLPGARDTWVITVHGLGATREHPMNLMEFLHRHRFPVLDPAYRGDLGAPRPADGLNHFGESEWRDLDAAIRHAVSHGAERVVLHGWSTGATMALRAAAHSTVRDRIAALVLDSPVLHWESTLRALAAARRTPGALLPLAVRAAQGRTGMLGDRVDETARAADLTVPVLIFHGPGDTVAPWEYSRRLAASRPGLVALRTVPQAPHGAMWNADPEAYEEALRRFLTPFM, encoded by the coding sequence GTGCGCTCTGTCAAAGCGACGGCCGCTGCCGTCACCGCCGTGACAGTCGCCGGTGCCGCCGCGGTGGCCGCCGGCCGGTTCGCCAGCGACGCCGCGCTCAAGGCGCCCCCGGGCCGTCCGCTGCCGACCGAACCCCGGCTCACGGTGCACGCCACGGCCGCCGGCCGCATCACCCTCACCAGGGACCTGGCCTCCCTGCGCCCGGGCACCTACGGTCTCGCCGGGAACGGCATGCACGCGGTCGTCGGACCCGTCCTGGACACCGCCCCGCACCCCGCCGACACCGTCGTCCGCCGGCTGCACCGCGTCACCCACGGCACCCTGGAGCCCGGCGACAAGGTCCGGCTGACTCCGAACGCGCACATCGGCGACCCGCGCTCCGCGCTCGGCCTCGACCACACCGACGTCGACGTCCCCGGTGAGCTGGGCATCCTGCCCGCCTGGTTCCTGCCCGGCGCCCGGGACACCTGGGTCATCACGGTGCACGGCCTCGGCGCCACCCGGGAGCACCCCATGAACCTCATGGAGTTCCTGCACCGCCACCGCTTCCCGGTCCTGGACCCCGCCTACCGCGGCGACCTCGGCGCGCCGCGCCCCGCGGACGGCCTGAACCACTTCGGCGAGAGCGAGTGGCGCGACCTGGACGCCGCCATCCGCCACGCCGTCTCGCACGGCGCCGAGCGCGTCGTCCTGCACGGCTGGTCCACCGGAGCCACCATGGCCCTGCGGGCCGCCGCGCACTCCACCGTCCGCGACCGGATCGCCGCACTGGTGCTGGACTCCCCGGTGCTGCACTGGGAGTCCACGCTGCGCGCCCTGGCCGCCGCCCGCCGCACCCCCGGCGCCCTGCTGCCGCTCGCCGTGCGCGCCGCGCAGGGCCGCACCGGCATGCTCGGCGACCGGGTCGACGAGACCGCCCGCGCCGCGGACCTGACCGTGCCGGTGCTGATCTTCCACGGCCCCGGCGACACGGTGGCGCCCTGGGAGTACTCCCGGCGGCTCGCCGCGAGCCGCCCCGGCCTGGTCGCCCTCCGCACGGTCCCGCAGGCCCCGCACGGCGCCATGTGGAACGCCGACCCCGAGGCGTACGAGGAAGCCCTCCGCCGCTTCCTGACGCCTTTCATGTGA
- a CDS encoding class II aldolase/adducin family protein: protein MTEQRGDQRDDSRADAPGGAEPRAGEVPREMARAWRALVATARRTVADGLVVGTSGNVSVRVGDTVLVTPSGVPYDRLTPDDLTAVDLDGRQVRGTLVPTSELPVHLAVYRHTGARAVVHTHAVHATAVSTLVPELPAIHYMTAALGGPVRVAPYAAYGTEALAGNMLRALEGRSGCLLQNHGTITYGTTLDQAYDRTAQLEWMCRLWLTASSVPGLTPSLLSADQLADVARRLQGYGQRG from the coding sequence ATGACCGAGCAGCGAGGTGACCAGCGGGACGACAGCCGTGCGGACGCGCCGGGCGGGGCGGAGCCGCGGGCGGGCGAGGTGCCCCGGGAGATGGCCCGCGCCTGGCGGGCCCTGGTCGCGACGGCCCGGCGCACCGTCGCCGACGGGCTGGTCGTCGGCACCTCCGGCAACGTGTCCGTCCGGGTCGGCGACACCGTCCTGGTCACACCGTCGGGCGTGCCCTACGACCGGCTCACCCCCGACGACCTCACCGCGGTCGACCTCGACGGCCGCCAGGTGCGCGGCACCCTCGTCCCGACGAGCGAACTGCCCGTGCACCTCGCCGTCTACCGCCACACCGGCGCCCGCGCCGTCGTCCACACCCACGCGGTGCACGCGACGGCCGTCTCGACGCTCGTCCCCGAACTCCCGGCGATCCACTACATGACCGCCGCCCTCGGCGGACCCGTCCGGGTCGCCCCCTACGCCGCCTACGGCACCGAGGCCCTCGCCGGGAACATGCTCCGCGCCCTCGAAGGACGCTCCGGCTGCCTGCTGCAGAACCACGGCACGATCACCTACGGCACCACCCTCGACCAGGCCTACGACCGCACGGCGCAGCTCGAGTGGATGTGCCGCCTCTGGCTCACCGCGTCCTCCGTACCCGGCCTGACCCCGTCCCTGCTGTCCGCGGACCAGCTCGCGGACGTCGCCCGACGACTCCAGGGCTACGGACAGCGCGGCTGA
- a CDS encoding inorganic phosphate transporter → MEGISLILAIVVVTALAFDFTNGFHDTANAMATTISTGALKPKVAVAMSAVLNLVGAFLSVEVANTISKGLVDESGIRPEVIFAALVGAILWNLLTWLVGLPSSSSHALMGGLVGATIASAGVGAVHGDVLVTKVLIPAIAAPLVAGVAAMIAARLTYTLGRKADGKAAAKGYRAGQIASAGLVSLAHGTNDAQKTMGIITLALVAGGSLAPDSDPPMWVILSAGVAIALGTYLGGWRIIRTMGKGLTDLQPQQGFAAQTSAATVILASSHLGFSLSTTHSVSGAVMGAGLGRKGGVVRWSTATRMFVAWGLTLPAAALVGALAEWVTGFGDWGTAVVAVFLVGSSFAIWKVSRREVVDHTNVNDVDEAAEQEPPGVVTTAMAAVTPPPTAAAAEELAATIPAPASHAGSDPAPSQAAV, encoded by the coding sequence ATGGAAGGCATCTCGCTGATCCTCGCGATTGTGGTGGTAACCGCACTCGCGTTCGATTTCACGAACGGTTTCCACGACACCGCCAACGCGATGGCCACCACCATCTCGACCGGTGCGCTCAAGCCGAAGGTCGCGGTGGCCATGTCCGCCGTCCTCAACCTCGTCGGCGCCTTCCTCTCGGTGGAAGTCGCCAACACCATCTCCAAGGGCCTGGTCGACGAGAGCGGCATACGTCCCGAGGTCATCTTCGCGGCGCTGGTCGGCGCCATCCTGTGGAACCTGCTGACCTGGCTGGTGGGGCTGCCGTCCTCCTCCTCGCACGCCCTCATGGGCGGCCTCGTCGGCGCCACCATCGCCTCCGCGGGCGTCGGCGCCGTCCACGGCGACGTGCTGGTCACCAAGGTGCTGATCCCGGCGATCGCCGCCCCGCTGGTGGCGGGCGTCGCCGCGATGATCGCGGCCCGGCTGACCTACACCCTCGGCAGGAAGGCCGACGGCAAGGCCGCGGCCAAGGGCTACCGGGCCGGGCAGATCGCCTCCGCGGGCCTGGTCTCCCTCGCCCACGGCACCAACGACGCCCAGAAGACGATGGGCATCATCACCCTCGCCCTGGTCGCCGGCGGCAGCCTCGCCCCCGACTCCGACCCGCCCATGTGGGTCATCCTCTCCGCGGGCGTCGCCATCGCCCTCGGCACCTACCTCGGTGGCTGGCGCATCATCCGCACCATGGGCAAGGGCCTCACCGACCTCCAGCCGCAGCAGGGCTTCGCCGCCCAGACCAGCGCCGCGACGGTCATCCTGGCCTCCTCCCACCTCGGCTTCTCCCTCTCCACCACGCACTCGGTCTCCGGTGCGGTGATGGGCGCGGGCCTGGGCCGCAAGGGCGGTGTGGTCCGCTGGTCCACCGCGACCCGGATGTTCGTCGCCTGGGGCCTGACCCTGCCGGCCGCCGCGCTGGTCGGCGCGCTCGCCGAGTGGGTGACCGGCTTCGGCGACTGGGGCACCGCGGTCGTCGCGGTCTTCCTCGTCGGCTCCAGCTTCGCGATCTGGAAGGTGTCCCGGCGCGAGGTCGTCGACCACACCAACGTCAACGACGTCGACGAGGCCGCCGAGCAGGAGCCGCCCGGCGTGGTGACCACCGCCATGGCCGCCGTGACGCCGCCGCCGACCGCCGCCGCGGCCGAGGAGCTGGCGGCCACCATCCCGGCCCCCGCCTCGCACGCCGGCTCGGACCCGGCGCCTTCGCAGGCCGCGGTCTGA
- a CDS encoding cobalamin biosynthesis protein, whose translation MRADRVFAYGAAAGLLGDLLLGDPRRGHPVAAFGRAAGAVEHVLYRDHRGRGALHALVCAGGAVALGAAVSRLVRSSPAASVALTGAATWAVVGGTSLAREAAAIGRALEAGDVEAARQRLPHLCGRDPQALDADGIARAVVESVAENTSDAVVGALVWGAVGGVPGLLGFRAVNTLDAMVGHRSPRYRRYGWASARLDDLAGWPGARLTAALAAAAGGDPRGAVRAWRADARKHPSPNAGPVEASFAGALGVRLGGTLSYGGRVEHRPVLNTQGRAVRVTDIPRAVRLSRRVSWLALGVCAGARLLGKGRNR comes from the coding sequence ATGCGTGCCGATCGCGTCTTCGCGTACGGCGCCGCCGCCGGACTCCTCGGCGACCTGCTCCTCGGCGATCCGCGCCGCGGGCATCCGGTCGCCGCGTTCGGGCGAGCCGCGGGCGCCGTCGAACACGTGCTGTACCGCGACCACCGCGGCCGGGGCGCGCTGCACGCCCTCGTGTGCGCCGGCGGTGCCGTGGCGCTGGGGGCGGCCGTCTCCCGCCTCGTGCGCTCCTCCCCCGCCGCCTCCGTCGCACTGACCGGCGCCGCCACCTGGGCCGTCGTCGGCGGAACGTCGCTGGCGCGCGAGGCGGCCGCCATCGGGCGGGCCCTGGAGGCCGGCGACGTCGAGGCCGCCCGGCAGCGGCTGCCGCACCTGTGCGGGCGGGACCCGCAGGCGCTCGACGCGGACGGCATCGCCCGGGCCGTCGTCGAGTCGGTCGCCGAGAACACCTCCGACGCCGTGGTGGGCGCGCTGGTGTGGGGGGCCGTCGGCGGGGTGCCGGGGCTGCTCGGCTTCCGGGCCGTCAACACGCTGGACGCCATGGTCGGTCACAGGTCGCCCCGCTACCGGCGCTACGGATGGGCGTCCGCCCGGCTCGACGACCTCGCGGGCTGGCCGGGGGCACGGCTGACCGCCGCACTGGCCGCCGCGGCCGGCGGCGATCCGCGCGGTGCCGTGCGGGCCTGGCGCGCCGACGCCCGCAAGCACCCGAGCCCCAACGCGGGGCCCGTGGAGGCCTCGTTCGCGGGGGCGCTCGGGGTGCGGCTGGGCGGGACGCTGTCCTACGGGGGGCGCGTGGAGCACCGGCCCGTGCTGAACACCCAGGGGCGTGCCGTGCGGGTCACCGACATCCCGCGGGCCGTACGGCTCTCGCGGCGTGTGAGCTGGCTGGCGCTCGGCGTGTGCGCGGGCGCACGCCTTCTCGGGAAGGGGCGTAATCGATGA
- a CDS encoding cobyric acid synthase, which produces MNGGLLVAGTTSDAGKSVVTAGICRWLVRQGVKVAPFKAQNMSLNSFVTREGAEIGRAQAMQAQACRIEPTALMNPVLLKPGGEQSSQVVLLGKPVGEMSARGYHGGRQQRLLGTVLDCLAELRGAYDAVICEGAGSPAEINLRRTDIVNMGIARGARLPVLVVGDIDRGGVFASFFGTVALLSREDQELVAGFLVNKFRGDVSLLEPGLDMLRGLTGRPSYGVLPFRHGLGIDEEDGLRVSLRGTVRESATAPPVGEDVLRVAVCAVPLMSNFTDVDALAAEPGVVVRFVDRPEELADADLVVVPGTRGTVRALEWLRERGLAGALVRRAAEGRPVLGICGGFQVLGEHIEDDVESRRGHVDGLGVLPVRVRFAREKTLTRPVGEALGEPVEGYEIHHGVAHVLGGEPFLDGCRVGQTWGTHWHGSLESDGFRRAFLREVAAAAGRRFVPAPDTSFAALREEQLDRLGDLIEQHADTDALWRLIESGAPQGLPFIPPGAPA; this is translated from the coding sequence ATGAACGGCGGTCTCCTCGTCGCCGGCACCACCTCCGACGCCGGCAAGAGCGTCGTCACCGCCGGGATCTGCCGCTGGCTGGTACGGCAGGGGGTCAAGGTCGCGCCCTTCAAGGCGCAGAACATGTCCCTCAACTCGTTCGTGACCCGGGAGGGCGCGGAGATCGGGCGGGCGCAGGCCATGCAGGCGCAGGCCTGCCGCATCGAGCCGACCGCGCTGATGAACCCGGTGCTGCTCAAGCCCGGCGGTGAACAGAGCAGCCAGGTGGTGCTGCTGGGCAAGCCGGTGGGCGAGATGAGCGCGCGCGGCTACCACGGCGGGCGGCAGCAGCGGCTGCTCGGCACCGTCCTCGACTGTCTCGCCGAACTGCGGGGCGCGTACGACGCGGTGATCTGCGAGGGGGCGGGCAGCCCGGCCGAGATCAACCTGCGCCGGACCGACATCGTGAACATGGGGATCGCGCGGGGCGCGCGGCTCCCCGTCCTCGTCGTCGGCGACATCGACCGCGGCGGCGTCTTCGCCTCCTTCTTCGGGACGGTGGCGCTGCTGTCGCGGGAGGACCAGGAACTGGTCGCCGGGTTCCTCGTCAACAAGTTCCGCGGGGACGTGTCCCTGCTGGAGCCCGGCCTCGACATGCTCCGCGGCCTGACCGGGCGGCCCTCCTACGGCGTGCTGCCGTTCCGGCACGGCCTCGGCATCGACGAGGAGGACGGACTGAGGGTGTCGCTGCGCGGGACGGTCCGGGAGTCCGCCACCGCCCCGCCCGTCGGGGAGGACGTGCTGCGGGTCGCCGTCTGCGCGGTCCCGCTCATGTCCAACTTCACCGACGTGGACGCCCTCGCCGCCGAACCGGGTGTCGTCGTCCGGTTCGTGGACCGGCCGGAGGAACTGGCCGACGCCGATCTGGTGGTCGTCCCGGGCACGCGCGGCACGGTGCGGGCCCTGGAGTGGCTGCGGGAGCGCGGGCTGGCCGGCGCCCTCGTGCGCCGGGCCGCCGAGGGACGGCCCGTGCTCGGCATCTGCGGCGGCTTCCAGGTGCTCGGCGAGCACATCGAGGACGACGTGGAGAGCCGCCGCGGCCACGTCGACGGGCTGGGGGTCCTGCCCGTGCGGGTGCGCTTCGCCCGCGAGAAGACCCTGACCCGGCCGGTCGGGGAAGCCCTCGGCGAGCCCGTGGAGGGCTACGAGATCCACCACGGCGTCGCCCACGTCCTGGGCGGGGAGCCCTTCCTGGACGGCTGCCGGGTCGGCCAGACCTGGGGCACCCACTGGCACGGCTCCCTGGAGTCGGACGGCTTCCGGCGCGCCTTCCTGCGCGAGGTGGCCGCCGCCGCGGGCCGCCGCTTCGTGCCGGCCCCGGACACGTCGTTCGCCGCGCTGCGCGAGGAGCAGCTCGACCGGCTCGGCGACCTGATCGAACAGCACGCGGACACGGACGCGTTGTGGCGGCTCATCGAGTCCGGTGCGCCGCAAGGACTGCCCTTCATCCCCCCGGGAGCGCCCGCATGA